A section of the Streptomyces sp. Je 1-369 genome encodes:
- a CDS encoding DUF3117 domain-containing protein encodes MAAMKPRTGDGPLEVTKEGRGIVMRVPLEGGGRLVVELTPDEADALGDALKKVVG; translated from the coding sequence ATGGCGGCCATGAAGCCGCGGACGGGCGACGGCCCGCTCGAGGTGACCAAGGAGGGGCGGGGCATCGTCATGCGCGTTCCGCTCGAAGGCGGCGGACGACTTGTCGTCGAACTGACTCCGGACGAGGCCGACGCGCTCGGCGACGCCCTGAAGAAGGTCGTCGGCTGA
- a CDS encoding enoyl-CoA hydratase/isomerase family protein, whose amino-acid sequence MADSVLYEVHDGLATITINRPEAMNAMNTEAKVALREAALAAAADDAVRAVLLTATGRAFCVGQDLKEHIGSLAADREAGTGQTMSTVREHYNPIVRALTGMRKPVVAGVNGVAAGAGLGFALAADYRVVADTAKFNTSFAGVALTADSGVSWTLPRVIGPGRAADLLLFPRNIDAREAYDLGIANKVVPAADLATEAAQVARALADGPTLAYAALKESLAYAAGHSLDEALDKEDELQGRAGASEDHAIAVQAFIAKEKPKYLGR is encoded by the coding sequence ATGGCCGACAGCGTGCTCTACGAGGTGCACGACGGACTCGCGACGATCACCATCAACCGTCCCGAGGCGATGAACGCCATGAACACGGAGGCCAAGGTCGCACTGCGGGAGGCCGCGCTCGCGGCCGCGGCGGATGACGCGGTGCGCGCGGTCCTGCTCACCGCGACGGGCCGCGCCTTCTGTGTGGGCCAGGACCTCAAGGAACACATCGGCAGCCTGGCCGCGGACCGCGAGGCGGGCACCGGGCAGACGATGAGCACCGTCCGGGAGCACTACAACCCCATCGTCCGGGCGCTCACCGGCATGCGGAAGCCGGTCGTGGCGGGCGTCAACGGAGTCGCCGCCGGGGCGGGCCTCGGCTTCGCCCTCGCCGCCGACTACCGCGTGGTCGCGGACACCGCCAAGTTCAACACCTCCTTCGCGGGCGTCGCGCTGACCGCCGACTCGGGCGTCTCCTGGACGCTGCCGCGCGTGATCGGCCCGGGCCGCGCCGCGGACCTGCTGCTGTTCCCGCGCAACATCGACGCACGGGAGGCGTACGACCTGGGGATCGCCAACAAGGTCGTCCCCGCGGCCGACCTCGCCACGGAGGCCGCGCAGGTGGCCCGCGCCCTCGCGGACGGCCCGACGCTCGCCTACGCGGCGCTCAAGGAGTCCCTGGCCTACGCGGCGGGCCACTCCCTGGACGAGGCGCTGGACAAGGAGGACGAGCTCCAGGGCAGGGCCGGGGCGTCCGAGGACCACGCGATCGCCGTCCAGGCCTTCATCGCCAAGGAGAAGCCGAAGTACCTGGGGCGCTGA
- a CDS encoding DivIVA domain-containing protein, with the protein MVLFLFLVIALLVVVGAVTLAVIGGGESGALPDAAPERFTDPLPPDRPLRRADVDLVRFPMTLRGYHMGEVDDVLGRLGAELAERDARIAELEAALAGAQATAVAGPALFEGYEPGAVEDESVEGRSVQDKVRDEKGDEQ; encoded by the coding sequence ATGGTCTTGTTCTTGTTCCTGGTCATCGCCCTCCTCGTGGTGGTCGGCGCGGTGACCCTGGCCGTGATCGGCGGCGGGGAGAGCGGCGCGCTGCCCGACGCCGCACCCGAGCGGTTCACCGACCCGCTGCCCCCGGACCGCCCGCTGCGCCGGGCCGACGTCGACCTGGTGCGCTTCCCGATGACCCTGCGGGGCTATCACATGGGCGAGGTGGACGACGTGCTCGGCCGTCTGGGCGCCGAGCTCGCCGAGCGGGACGCCCGCATCGCCGAGCTGGAGGCCGCCCTGGCCGGCGCGCAGGCCACCGCGGTCGCGGGCCCCGCCCTCTTCGAGGGGTACGAACCGGGGGCGGTCGAGGACGAGTCCGTCGAGGGCAGGTCCGTCCAGGACAAGGTGCGGGACGAGAAGGGCGACGAACAGTGA
- the dapE gene encoding succinyl-diaminopimelate desuccinylase, which yields MPHTPLDLTLDAAELTARLVDFPSPSGEEKALADAIETALRALPHLTVDRHGNNVVARTDLGRAERVILAGHIDTVPIADNVPSRLDEDGVLWGCGTCDMKSGVAVQLRIAQTVTEPNRDLTFVFYDNEEVAAHLNGLGHVAEAHPDWLAGDFAVLLEPTDGQVEGGCQGTLRVLLKTTGVRAHSARAWMGSNAIHAATPILQKLAAYEPRKPVVEGLEFHEGLNAVRIEGGVATNVIPDECTVTVNFRYAPDRSEEEALAFVRDYFADCGVDEFIVDDHTGAARPGLTHPAAAAFMAAVGGEARPKFGWTDVSRFSALGVPAVNYSPGNPLLAHKIDERVEASLIPVAEERLRSWLTM from the coding sequence ATGCCTCACACACCGCTTGACCTCACGCTCGACGCCGCGGAGCTGACCGCGCGACTGGTCGATTTCCCGTCCCCGAGCGGCGAGGAGAAGGCGCTCGCCGACGCCATCGAGACGGCCCTGCGCGCCCTGCCGCACCTCACCGTCGACCGGCACGGCAACAACGTGGTGGCCCGCACGGACCTCGGCCGCGCGGAGCGCGTCATCCTCGCCGGGCACATCGACACCGTGCCGATCGCGGACAACGTGCCCTCCCGCCTCGACGAGGACGGCGTCCTGTGGGGCTGCGGCACCTGTGACATGAAGTCGGGCGTCGCCGTCCAGCTGCGCATCGCGCAGACCGTGACCGAGCCCAACCGCGACCTCACCTTCGTCTTCTACGACAACGAAGAAGTGGCCGCCCACCTCAACGGCCTCGGACACGTCGCCGAGGCCCACCCCGACTGGCTGGCCGGTGACTTCGCCGTCCTCCTCGAACCCACCGACGGACAGGTCGAGGGCGGCTGCCAGGGCACCCTGCGGGTCCTGTTGAAGACCACGGGCGTACGGGCGCACTCCGCACGCGCGTGGATGGGCTCCAACGCGATCCACGCGGCCACCCCGATCCTCCAGAAGCTCGCCGCGTACGAGCCGCGCAAGCCGGTCGTGGAGGGCCTGGAGTTCCACGAGGGCCTCAACGCCGTCCGCATCGAGGGCGGCGTCGCCACGAACGTCATCCCCGACGAGTGCACCGTCACCGTCAACTTTCGCTATGCCCCCGACCGCAGCGAGGAAGAGGCCCTCGCCTTTGTCCGCGACTACTTCGCGGACTGCGGCGTCGACGAGTTCATCGTCGACGACCACACGGGCGCGGCACGCCCCGGCCTCACCCACCCGGCCGCCGCGGCGTTCATGGCGGCCGTCGGCGGCGAGGCGCGCCCCAAGTTCGGCTGGACGGACGTCTCCCGCTTCAGCGCGCTCGGCGTGCCCGCGGTGAACTACAGCCCCGGCAACCCGCTGCTCGCGCACAAGATCGACGAGCGCGTCGAGGCGTCGCTGATCCCGGTGGCGGAGGAGAGGCTGCGGTCCTGGCTGACCATGTAG
- a CDS encoding DNA-3-methyladenine glycosylase I encodes MSGESGAVAGPDGGLRCPWGLSTEDYVTYHDEEWGRPVHGDDALYERLCLEAFQSGLSWITILRRREGFRAAFADFRIASVAEFTDKDRERLLADPGIIRNRAKIDATLANARVLADWSEGELDSLIWSFAPDPATREVPRTLADVPAITDESTALSKELKKRGIRFVGPTTAYALMQACGLVDDHLADCVAREAA; translated from the coding sequence GTGAGCGGCGAGAGCGGCGCGGTCGCGGGCCCGGACGGCGGTCTCCGCTGCCCGTGGGGCCTGTCGACCGAGGACTACGTGACGTACCACGACGAGGAGTGGGGCCGCCCGGTCCACGGTGACGACGCGCTGTACGAGAGGCTCTGCCTGGAGGCGTTCCAGTCGGGCCTCTCCTGGATCACGATCCTGCGCCGCCGCGAGGGCTTCCGCGCGGCCTTCGCCGACTTCAGGATCGCCTCGGTGGCGGAGTTCACCGACAAGGACCGCGAGCGGCTCCTCGCCGACCCGGGGATCATCCGCAACCGCGCGAAGATCGACGCGACCCTCGCCAACGCGCGCGTGCTCGCCGACTGGTCCGAGGGCGAACTGGACTCCCTGATCTGGTCCTTCGCGCCGGACCCGGCGACCCGCGAGGTCCCGCGGACCCTCGCCGACGTGCCCGCGATCACCGACGAGTCCACGGCCCTGTCCAAGGAGCTCAAGAAGCGCGGCATACGCTTCGTCGGCCCCACGACGGCGTACGCGCTGATGCAGGCCTGCGGCCTGGTCGACGACCACCTCGCGGACTGCGTGGCCCGCGAGGCGGCGTGA
- a CDS encoding O-methyltransferase, translated as MCGFPPPTDTVTARQPRGQERAITGNRQTGWAFADAFVAEDEALRWARDRAREAGLPSVSPGTGAALRMLAATADAKAVAEIGTGTGVSGIHLLHGMRPDGVLTTVDPEPDRQQFARQAFREAGFAGNRARFIPGRALDVLPRLADGGYDLVFCDGDRLESLEYLAESLRLLRPGGLVCFEGVLADGRTVDSGPQPLEVLHLRDLLRTVRESPDLVPSLLPVGDGLLCAVKR; from the coding sequence ATCTGCGGGTTCCCGCCCCCAACGGATACAGTCACGGCCAGGCAACCACGGGGACAGGAGAGGGCCATTACCGGCAACCGGCAGACGGGATGGGCGTTCGCCGACGCCTTTGTCGCCGAGGACGAGGCGCTGCGCTGGGCCCGGGACCGGGCCCGGGAGGCAGGCCTGCCCTCGGTGTCCCCCGGCACCGGCGCCGCGCTGCGCATGCTCGCCGCGACGGCTGACGCGAAAGCGGTGGCCGAAATCGGTACGGGCACCGGAGTGTCGGGCATCCACCTGCTGCACGGCATGCGGCCCGACGGCGTGCTGACCACCGTCGACCCCGAACCCGACCGACAGCAGTTCGCCCGTCAGGCCTTCCGGGAGGCGGGCTTCGCGGGCAACCGCGCGCGGTTCATCCCGGGCCGCGCCCTGGACGTCCTGCCGCGCCTCGCGGACGGCGGGTACGACCTCGTCTTCTGTGACGGCGACCGCCTGGAGTCCCTCGAATACCTCGCTGAATCGTTGCGCCTGCTGCGGCCCGGCGGGCTCGTCTGCTTCGAGGGCGTCCTCGCGGACGGCAGGACCGTCGACTCGGGACCCCAGCCGCTGGAGGTCCTGCACCTGCGCGATCTGCTGCGCACCGTGCGCGAGAGCCCGGATCTGGTGCCCTCGCTGCTGCCCGTGGGCGACGGGCTGCTCTGCGCCGTGAAGCGCTAG
- a CDS encoding TIGR00730 family Rossman fold protein produces MGHPEKSAESAARDTGARKRPEEQRLGPVLRRRDKVQAGTTDQRLLDSDGPSEWVHTDPWRVLRIQSEFIEGFGTLAELPPAISVFGSARTGEGSPEYAAGVEIGKALVEAGFAVITGGGPGAMQAANQGAVEAKGTSVGLGIELPFEQGLNPYVDIGVNFRYFFVRKTMFVKYAQGFVVLPGGLGTLDELFEALTLVQTRKVTRFPIVLFGSQYWGGLIDWLKNTVIAQGKASEADLLLFHVTDDVEEAISLVTKEVGK; encoded by the coding sequence ATGGGCCATCCCGAGAAAAGCGCCGAGAGCGCTGCCCGCGACACCGGTGCCAGGAAGCGTCCTGAGGAGCAGCGGCTCGGTCCGGTGCTGCGCCGGCGGGACAAGGTGCAGGCCGGCACCACCGATCAGCGTCTCCTCGACTCCGACGGACCCTCCGAATGGGTCCACACGGACCCCTGGAGAGTGCTGCGCATCCAGTCCGAGTTCATCGAGGGCTTCGGCACCCTCGCCGAACTCCCGCCCGCGATCAGCGTGTTCGGTTCGGCGCGCACGGGGGAGGGTTCTCCGGAGTACGCGGCCGGGGTCGAGATCGGCAAGGCGCTCGTGGAGGCGGGGTTCGCGGTGATCACGGGCGGCGGGCCCGGCGCGATGCAGGCCGCCAACCAGGGTGCCGTCGAGGCGAAGGGCACGTCGGTCGGCCTGGGCATCGAGCTGCCCTTCGAGCAGGGCCTCAACCCGTACGTCGACATCGGCGTGAACTTCCGCTACTTCTTCGTCCGCAAGACGATGTTCGTGAAGTACGCGCAGGGCTTCGTGGTCCTGCCCGGCGGCCTCGGCACCCTGGACGAGCTCTTCGAAGCGCTCACCCTCGTCCAGACCCGCAAGGTCACGCGGTTCCCGATCGTCCTCTTCGGGTCGCAGTACTGGGGCGGCCTGATCGACTGGCTGAAGAACACGGTCATCGCCCAGGGCAAGGCCTCCGAGGCCGACCTGCTCCTCTTCCACGTCACGGACGACGTGGAAGAGGCGATCTCTTTGGTGACGAAGGAAGTCGGGAAGTAG
- the folP gene encoding dihydropteroate synthase yields the protein MLRLGRREFDAHEPVIMAIVNRTPDSFYDQGATFRDEPALARVEQAVAEGAAIIDIGGVKAGPGDEVSAEEEARRTVGFVAEVRRRFPDVVISVDTWRHDVGEAVCEAGADVLNDAWGGVDPKLAEVAARYGAGLVCTHAGGAEPRTRPHRVTYDDVMADILRVTVGLAERAVELGVPRESVMIDPGHDFGKNTRHSLEATRRLGEMTDTGWPVLVSLSNKDFVGETLDKPVKERVLGTLATTAVSAWLGAQVYRVHEVAETKQVLDMVATIAGHRPPAVARRGLA from the coding sequence ATGCTCAGGCTTGGCAGGCGCGAGTTCGACGCGCACGAGCCGGTGATCATGGCGATCGTGAACCGGACCCCGGACTCGTTCTACGACCAGGGGGCCACGTTCCGCGACGAACCGGCGCTCGCGCGCGTGGAGCAGGCCGTGGCCGAGGGTGCCGCGATCATCGACATCGGTGGGGTCAAGGCGGGCCCCGGCGACGAGGTGAGCGCCGAGGAGGAGGCACGCCGCACGGTCGGCTTCGTCGCCGAGGTGCGCAGGCGGTTCCCCGACGTGGTCATCAGCGTCGACACCTGGCGGCACGACGTCGGCGAGGCGGTCTGCGAGGCGGGCGCCGACGTGCTCAACGACGCGTGGGGCGGCGTCGACCCGAAGCTCGCGGAGGTCGCCGCGCGGTACGGGGCGGGCCTGGTCTGCACGCACGCGGGCGGCGCCGAGCCGCGTACGAGGCCGCACCGCGTCACGTACGACGACGTGATGGCGGACATCCTGCGGGTGACGGTCGGCCTGGCCGAGCGCGCGGTGGAGCTGGGTGTGCCCCGCGAGTCCGTGATGATCGACCCGGGGCACGACTTCGGCAAGAACACCCGGCACAGCCTGGAGGCGACCCGCCGCCTCGGCGAGATGACCGACACGGGCTGGCCCGTCCTGGTCTCCCTCTCCAACAAGGACTTCGTCGGCGAGACCCTCGACAAGCCGGTCAAGGAGCGCGTCCTCGGCACCCTCGCGACGACGGCCGTCTCGGCCTGGCTCGGCGCGCAGGTGTACCGCGTGCACGAGGTGGCGGAGACGAAGCAGGTGCTGGACATGGTGGCGACGATTGCGGGGCACAGGCCCCCGGCGGTCGCCCGCCGGGGGCTTGCGTGA